A genomic segment from Anopheles merus strain MAF unplaced genomic scaffold, AmerM5.1 LNR4000053, whole genome shotgun sequence encodes:
- the LOC121601278 gene encoding uncharacterized protein LOC121601278, whose protein sequence is MAIDILDNPLKEEITDLDTFLSLDNNDFTRLQLTIKMMKIIQKYQKQYGVTIDITTTPNEFMEETDEGKQIHETLTEGIKPDEVTNKKINRIICDWLADNYGAYISVVHKRKKVMLAKSLVKTYPILASNVSDVPYAAWFHKGGRGAGRHAGSIIECKPLQKDPVVECSTDQDTMNRLHLLQK, encoded by the exons ATGGCCATAGATATACTAGATAATCCAT TAAAAGAGGAAATAACGGATTTGGACACCTTCTTATCCCTGGACAACAATGATTTCACTAGACTACAGTTAacgataaaaatgatgaaaataattcaaaaatatcaaaaacagTATGGAGTTACAATCGACATTACAACGACTCCCAATGAATTTATGGAAGAAAC TGATGAAGGTAAACAAATCCATGAAACATTGACAGAAGGAATTAAACCCGACGAGgtcaccaacaaaaaaattaatcgAATAATTTGCGATTGGCTAGCGGACAATTACGGAG CATATATTTCAGTCGTCCACAAACGGAAAAAAGTAATGCTTGCAAAATCATTAGTTAAAACTTATCCCATTCTGGCCTCGAACGTTTCAGATGTACCTTAT GCAGCGTGGTTTCATAAAGGTGGACGAGGAGCAGGACGGCATGCTGGTTCTATTATAGAATGTAAACCCTTGCAAAAAGATCCTGTAGTCGAGTGTTCTACCGATCAAGACACGATGAATCGACTCCATCTTCTTCAAAAATAA